A single region of the Desulfovibrio sp. ZJ209 genome encodes:
- a CDS encoding glycosyltransferase family 2 protein, which translates to MTVVLFIVGLVQCGLLFLLTGTGAKLARRARKEREEARYVPHGGWPRVAMIIPAAGNDPRMEAALKSLLEQDYPHLLPVLVTSGADDPAADIIRRLKEDYPSLRHVIAGEAKDCGQKNWNSLAGVAAVGDAADIYMFCDSTHMADPEFARCLVGPLARNEAAFSTGYHEVEPRDHGLVTLGYALSVLLMRLLQGLSAFTQPWGGAMAMTRAAFERYGVARLWASTVVDDCSLGAMLEARGVHVKLCAAALLRTTAHRHAFGTWRAWMDRQVLFLKFCMPGQWLLLGVFAALMLAPTLWAGFTFCRDLVGRGGGTGPFLALLWLLLLAGTLSGWRRLVPVRVPLGRWLGAFFLASGLFGWVYLRTIPARTITWRHMVYLVGRGGVLLGMRRRG; encoded by the coding sequence ATGACAGTAGTGTTGTTCATCGTGGGCCTTGTCCAGTGCGGCCTTTTGTTCCTGCTCACGGGCACGGGCGCCAAGCTGGCGCGCCGGGCGAGGAAAGAGCGGGAGGAAGCCCGCTATGTGCCCCACGGCGGCTGGCCGCGCGTGGCCATGATCATCCCCGCCGCGGGCAATGACCCGCGCATGGAAGCCGCGCTGAAAAGCCTGCTGGAGCAGGATTATCCGCACCTGCTCCCGGTGCTCGTCACTTCCGGCGCGGACGACCCGGCTGCGGACATCATCCGGCGCCTGAAAGAGGACTATCCATCCCTCAGGCACGTCATCGCCGGCGAAGCGAAGGACTGCGGCCAGAAAAACTGGAACAGCCTCGCGGGCGTGGCCGCCGTGGGCGACGCGGCGGACATCTACATGTTTTGCGACAGCACGCACATGGCCGACCCGGAGTTCGCGCGCTGCCTCGTGGGGCCGCTCGCGCGCAACGAGGCGGCCTTCAGCACCGGCTATCACGAGGTGGAGCCGCGCGACCACGGCCTCGTCACCCTGGGTTATGCCCTGAGCGTGCTGCTCATGCGGCTGTTGCAGGGCCTCTCCGCCTTCACCCAGCCCTGGGGCGGCGCCATGGCCATGACCCGGGCGGCCTTCGAGCGCTATGGCGTGGCGAGGCTCTGGGCCTCCACCGTGGTGGACGACTGCTCGCTCGGGGCCATGCTCGAGGCGCGGGGGGTGCATGTGAAGCTGTGCGCGGCCGCGCTGTTGCGCACCACGGCGCACAGGCACGCCTTCGGCACGTGGCGGGCGTGGATGGACCGGCAGGTGCTCTTCCTCAAGTTCTGCATGCCGGGCCAGTGGCTCCTGCTCGGGGTGTTCGCCGCGCTCATGCTGGCGCCCACCCTGTGGGCCGGCTTCACCTTCTGCCGCGACCTTGTCGGGCGCGGCGGCGGCACCGGGCCCTTCCTCGCCTTGCTCTGGCTTTTGCTGCTTGCCGGCACGCTCTCGGGGTGGCGCCGGCTCGTGCCCGTGCGCGTGCCGCTCGGGCGCTGGCTCGGGGCCTTTTTCCTGGCGTCGGGGCTTTTCGGCTGGGTGTATCTCAGGACCATCCCGGCCAGGACCATCACGTGGCGGCACATGGTCTACCTCGTGGGGCGCGGCGGCGTGCTCCTCGGCATGCGCCGCCGGGGGTAG
- a CDS encoding ABC transporter permease has protein sequence MIVMSDLFRVSLRQVVRQRGFGVILSIALGITAFIVLSVLGREIRYKVGQDMVLMGGVNVIQVYMDDAAYPGQPRREFYPETVEALRKLPGVGMVSRNLRGGRAFDLRTSGERKIHMDFIGVDQYFADVYSLTLVAGRFFDTSDIERRRRVAMLGREASLMLYKKPEEAVGKLLILGKDVFEVVGVVSGVMLGSWGRGGFLPYTVMVDRNWVGGKVDRLFIRAIGWEDVSPLVKLIPKVVREHQSAPHMVIRTQEEQLDRIQTTFMWVEALLWLGIVASLMLGGFGIWYGTFAAVRARTREVGLKKAMGGADADILAQFLAEALCKSLAGGVLGILLGVIIVEVGSWALGTGISYPLLLASSVGSILFSALIGVAGGLYPAIQASRMDVVSALRFE, from the coding sequence ATGATCGTCATGTCGGACCTTTTTCGCGTCAGCCTCAGGCAGGTTGTGCGCCAGCGCGGTTTCGGGGTGATCCTGTCCATCGCCCTGGGCATCACCGCCTTTATCGTGCTCTCCGTGCTGGGCCGCGAGATCCGCTACAAGGTCGGGCAGGACATGGTGCTCATGGGCGGCGTAAATGTCATTCAGGTCTATATGGACGACGCGGCCTATCCCGGCCAGCCAAGGCGCGAGTTCTATCCCGAGACCGTGGAGGCGCTCAGAAAACTCCCGGGTGTGGGCATGGTGAGCCGCAACCTGCGCGGCGGCCGCGCCTTCGATCTCAGGACATCGGGCGAGCGCAAGATCCACATGGATTTCATCGGTGTCGACCAGTATTTCGCCGATGTCTATTCCCTCACGCTCGTGGCGGGGCGCTTCTTCGACACCTCGGATATCGAGCGCCGGCGGCGCGTGGCCATGCTCGGCCGCGAGGCCTCGCTCATGCTCTACAAGAAGCCGGAAGAGGCCGTGGGCAAGCTGCTCATCCTCGGCAAGGACGTGTTCGAGGTGGTGGGCGTGGTGAGCGGCGTCATGCTCGGGAGCTGGGGCCGCGGCGGCTTCCTGCCCTATACCGTCATGGTCGACCGCAACTGGGTGGGCGGCAAGGTGGACAGGCTCTTCATCCGCGCCATCGGCTGGGAGGATGTCTCCCCGCTCGTCAAGCTCATCCCCAAGGTGGTGCGCGAACACCAGTCCGCGCCGCACATGGTCATCCGCACCCAGGAGGAGCAGCTCGACCGCATCCAGACGACCTTCATGTGGGTGGAGGCGCTGCTCTGGCTCGGCATCGTGGCCTCGCTCATGCTCGGCGGCTTCGGCATCTGGTACGGCACCTTCGCGGCGGTGCGGGCGCGCACCCGCGAGGTGGGCCTCAAAAAGGCCATGGGCGGCGCGGACGCAGACATCCTGGCCCAGTTCCTCGCCGAGGCGCTGTGCAAGTCGCTGGCGGGCGGCGTGCTCGGCATCCTCCTCGGCGTCATCATCGTGGAGGTGGGCTCCTGGGCGCTGGGCACGGGCATTTCTTACCCGCTGCTGCTCGCAAGCAGCGTGGGCAGCATCCTTTTCTCCGCCCTCATCGGCGTGGCGGGCGGCCTCTACCCCGCCATCCAGGCCAGCCGCATGGACGTGGTCTCGGCCCTGCGCTTTGAATGA